The following proteins are co-located in the Pyricularia oryzae 70-15 chromosome 1, whole genome shotgun sequence genome:
- a CDS encoding zinc metalloprotease, which produces MGGGSGNSRFRKIQSFQTDYAPATITQYESLRSGMQVIVADRKGPKINGYFTLATEIFDDSGAPHTLEHLVFMGSRSYQYKGLLDKLASRAYSGTNAWTAVDHTAYTLESAGWDGFAQILPVYLEHVIAPTITDEGCLTEVHHVDGEGNDAGVVYSEMQALENTSGELMSLRAKRLLYPENVGFRYETGGMMEALRVLTPERIREFHKVMYQPRNLALVIVGETDHENLLQILDEFEESIADVIPSLDTPFQRPWIDSAQPPPIKETVVETVEFPEEDESTGEVIMAFFGPSCTDIVQSSALNVLLTYLCGSSVSVLENVMVEKEELASSIGYWWDARPDTVIWFEPTGVATEKLAFVEQRLISLLKEVAGKPLDMKYMKECISREKRQVKYHAEASEQFYSNNIINDYLFGKRDGSTLKEMESLDEYDVLDQWTDEQWRQFLRRWFSDANHISILGKPSMELADKLKKAEEERIAKRKQELGPEGLKKLAERLEAAKQKNEVPIPESVIDKWPVPGTESIHFIESKTARSGKARALGTPSNSAQTHIDGAKSGKPLFVQFEDVPSNFVHITVHIGTAPAATKLMPLLSLFSDNFFNTPIMRDGKKIDFEDVVMELEKETISYHFSYGSRIGDYESMILQFQIEPEKYATIVRWIRTMLFDSIFDPQRIKACVAKALADIPEYKRDGKQMSTEVEMGLHSAKNSLHTSKRTLVKAVYLRRLKKLLEKDPDTVISWFEELRKTLFTFENTRVLVTADVTKLGNPVATWDTLTDAFKSHEAKEMIPIVKPETMLNDEGRNPGSIGAVIVPMTTLDSSYGVSTTKGFTSYMDPRLPAFMVAVGYLEAVEGPLWNAVRGNGLAYGVSFSRELDCGLLHYKVYRSPDASKAIEASRAAVEAIATGKAPLEKNLIEGAVSGIVMGFADEQSTMAAAAQQNYMIGVIRGLDPEWSRQMMAAVRHVTHEEIRSVINDVIMPVFKPGSSNVVVTCAPLSQESIDKALETMGYKTQIQPLSHFHDNYGFEAVDGEDDDVEDSDDSEGSEEGSDDEDDESGSEA; this is translated from the exons ATGGGTGGCGGATCAGGGAACTCGCGGTTCCGGAAGATCCAGAGCTTTCAAACCGACTATGCTCCCGCAACCATCACTCAATATGAGTCCCTGAGAAGCGGCATGCAGGTCATTGTGGCCGATCGCAAAGGCCCCAAGATCAACGGCTATTTCACGCTAGCAACTGAGATATTCGATGACTCTGGTGCACCGCATACCCTAGAACATctggtttttatgggttctCGTAGTTACCAGTATAAGGGTCTGCTCGACAAGCTTGCTTCGCGAGCTTACTCAGGCACCAACGCCTGGACGGCTGTCGACCATACTGCATACACATTGGAATCGGCTGGTTGGGATGGTTTTGCCCAAATTCTACCCGTATACCTCGAGCACGTCATCGCTCCGACTATCACCGACGAGGGCTGCCTTACCGAAGTCCACCACGTTGATGGCGAAGGTAACGATGCAGGTGTTGTATACTCTGAGATGCAGGCACTGGAAAACACAAGTGGTGAGCTTATGTCGTTGCGGGCCAAGCGTCTTCTCTATCCCGAGAATGTTGGCTTTCGTTACGAGACAGGTGGAATGATGGAAGCTTTGAGGGTCTTGACCCCCGAAAGAATTCGCGAGTTCCACAAAGTTATGTATCAGCCACGCAACTTGGCTTTGGTCATTGTTGGAGAGACAGACCACGAGAACCTCCTTCAAATTCTAGATGAGTTTGAAGAAAGCATTGCGGATGTGATACCGTCTCTCGATACCCCATTTCAGCG GCCCTGGATTGACTCTGCCCAGCCTCCTCCGATCAAGGAGACAGTCGTTGAGACAGTTGAGTTTCCCGAGGAGGACGAGTCAACGGGCGAGGTCATCATGGCCTTTTTCGGTCCGAGCTGTACCGACATTGTACAATCCTCCGCACTCAACGTACTTCTCACCTACCTCTGTGGCTCATCTGTGTCGGTGCTTGAAAACGTCATGGTGGAAAAGGAGGAGCTGGCAAGCTCTATTGGCTACTGGTGGGACGCCCGACCTGACACGGTCATCTGGTTTGAACCGACCGGTGTAGCAACGGAGAAGCTTGCTTTCGTGGAGCAGAGACTCATATCTTTGCTAAAGGAGGTTGCTGGGAAACCGCTCGACATGAAATACATGAAGGAATGTATCAGCCGCGAGAAAAGACAGGTGAAGTACCACGCCGAGGCTTCTGAGCAGTTCTATTCAAACAATATCATAAACGACTACCTCTTTGGCAAACGAGACGGCTCAACTCTCAAGGAGATGGAGAGCCTGGACGAGTACGACGTTCTGGACCAGTGGACAGATGAGCAGTGGCGCCAATTTCTGAGGAGGTGGTTCTCAGACGCCAACCATATCTCTATCCTGGGCAAACCATCTATGGAGCTCGCAGACAAGCTCAAGAAAGCAGAGGAGGAGCGTATTGCCAAGAGGAAGCAGGAGCTCGGCCCTGAGGGACTCAAGAAGCTTGCGGAACGTCTCGAGGCTGCAAAACAGAAGAACGAGGTACCGATACCGGAATCTGTCATTGACAAATGGCCTGTTCCTGGTACAGAATCGATCCACTTCATCGAGTCCAAAACTGCGCGGTCTGGCAAGGCTCGAGCCCTTGGCACACCATCTAACTCAGCCCAAACGCATATCGACGGCGCAAAGTCGGGCAAACCCCTTTTCGTGCAGTTCGAGGACGTACCGAGCAACTTTGTCCATATAACTGTCCACATTGGAACAGCGCCGGCAGCAACGAAGCTGATGCCGTTGCTCTCACTGTTTAGCGACAACTTCTTTAACACCCCTATTATGCGAGATGGCAAGAAGATTGACTTTGAGGATGTGGTTATGGAGCTGGAGAAAGAAACCATTAGCTATCACTTTAGCTATGGCTCACGTATTGGTGACTACGAGAGCATGATCCTGCAGTTCCAGATCGAGCCCGAGAAGTACGCCACAATCGTGCGCTGGATCCGTACAATGCTCTTCGATAGCATCTTTGACCCACAGCGTATCAAGGCTTGCGTGGCTAAGGCGCTCGCCGATATCCCAGAGTACAAGCGTGACGGCAAACAGATGTCTACAGAGGTGGAGATGGGCTTGCATTCGGCAAAGAACTCGCTGCATACATCCAAGAGGACGCTCGTCAAGGCAGTGTATCTCCGCAGGCTCAAGAAACTACTCGAGAAGGATCCCGACACCGTCATATCGTGGTTCGAGGAGCTTCGCAAGACCCTTTTCACCTTCGAAAATACACGTGTGCTTGTGACCGCCGATGTCACCAAGCTCGGGAACCCAGTAGCGACGTGGGATACACTAACGGACGCTTTCAAGTCTCATGAAGCAAAGGAGATGATACCCATTGTCAAGCCTGAAACGATGCTTAACGATGAGGGCCGCAACCCCGGGTCCATCGGCGCCGTCATCGTTCCAATGACTACTCTCGACTCGTCTTATGGCGTGAGCACGACCAAGGGCTTCACGTCCTACATGGACCCGCGCCTACCCGCCTTTATGGTGGCGGTCGGCTACctcgaggccgtcgaggGCCCGCTATGGAACGCAGTGCGTGGCAATGGCCTCGCGTACGGCGTCTCCTTCAGCCGAGAGCTCGACTGTGGCCTCCTGCATTACAAGGTCTATCGCTCCCCCGACGCCTCCAAAGCCATTGAGGCCAGCCGCGCCGCTGTCGAGGCCATCGCGACGGGTAAAGCTCCACTCGAGAAGAACCTGATCGAGGGCGCAGTGTCCGGCATTGTTATGGGCTTTGCCGACGAGCAGTCTACCATGGCCGCCGCTGCACAGCAGAACTACATGATCGGCGTCATTCGTGGCTTAGACCCCGAATGGAGCCGCCAAATGATGGCTGCCGTCCGTCACGTCACGCATGAAGAGATCCGCAGCGTCATCAACGATGTTATTATGCCCGTGTTCAAGCCAGGCTCTAGCAACGTCGTCGTGACGTGTGCGCCCCTGTCTCAAGAG TCCATCGACAAGGCCCTGGAGACAATGGGTTACAAGACCCAGATCCAACCTCTATCGCACTTCCATGACAATTATGGCTTCGAGGCGGTAGACGGCGAAGATGATGACGTTGAAGATAGTGATGACAGTGAGGGTAGCGAGGAAGGCAGcgatgacgaggacgacgagtcgGGCTCGGAGGCGTGA
- a CDS encoding phosphoinositide-specific phospholipase C yields the protein MMTSSTTSAVMAERSPAASPSSTPSSMTPHTFPVHPRRIRPSNLQTNFTSSPHQVAIPPSAISASSVSVASSLQGSPVFSLDAAPGLTQSSSIQASPEPLRGRDPEQYPSGFQLPEPVLPQSSLSRKTSMGSLYQPAQPSGNSSLPEVPNKGLFRRLSNKATNTFRSPRRQSSAHGTKRGASVGPGLARPRQRSNSDLTNPFTDSDDEPFIDLDDKISFLNISVESNGRDLSPTSAPASINGSNSSSGPMTVVAGPTYPLELLQGTKVTKFAKKRGSTTSRKQLMLVLDAESAKITWDKSKPSKSIYIDDIKDIRTAEDIRQYRLDFGIPESEEPLCFSIIYATHDVKPKTKMMHLVAGDPAIVDMWVSTLHTISMHRQDIMSSLMAFNDKAIRTYWKNELHKQLKNTSNNGEENIDFLGVERVCQNLHIHVSSETLKEKFLEALGTSSVDADASVKNGRLNFSQFQEFVRLMKRRADIRPIFRERASDIERGMTLLDFVSFLTDVQNEDVDADRAYWEAIFARFAKRNKSKDLEGDDVPRISEAALVSFLTSTYNVPIVSAPKNYTLDRPINEYYISSSHNTYLLGRQVMGFSSVEGYISALMRGCRSVEVDCWDGGDGWPLVSHGWTMTTNIAFREVMNVINKYAFVKSEFPLWISLEVHCNPDQQRKMVAIMKEIFGARLVTEPLEGLPADKLPSPSQLKNRILIKAKKPGHEEPNPERTGRRRGNSLTSPYTKPVMLDNSTIPSQSLPHSPLLTPTHSQIRRMGAKTRVNTITEGRVHDSTSGSPSDCDSGSERDIQQPISPNSGTSKIVKELGDLAVYCAGIKFSGFEHPDSKTVNHIFSFHEGTFQRHGRPGDAKRALYRHNMRYMMRVYPHRGRVYSSNFDPLLMWRRGVQMAALNWQTFDLGMQLNHAMYDGGMDQSGYVLKPKEFREIQHFPYLPEHMVGGKRPRKNVKFSIDVISAQQLMRPHNLRDRHTLDPYIEVEAFLADDKRNTNKEYSDAGPSKTKHKTPIAKDNGFNPIFDQRYNFNFNTKYPDLIFIRWTVRLSEGGSQSDRSTILGTFTAKLTSLKQGYRTLPLLDANGDQYLFSTLFCRIKVEAPTDIYIDYQEGTESVNKLRSLGRTVFNRSNNSPKSSVDGGSQ from the coding sequence ATGATGACTTCCTCTACCACATCCGCCGTCATGGCGGAAAGATCACCAGCTGCTTCACCCAGTAGCACACCGTCCTCAATGACTCCCCACACATTTCCCGTGCACCCAAGGAGAATACGCCCGAGCAACCTGCAAACAAACTTTACCTCCAGCCCCCATCAAGTGGCCATCCCCCCATCTGCAATCAGTGCTTCCTCGGTTTCCGTGGCATCGAGTTTGCAGGGCTCGCCCGTCTTCTCCCTGGATGCTGCACCAGGACTTACACAAAGCAGCTCAATACAAGCATCCCCGGAACCGTTACGGGGCAGAGATCCTGAACAGTACCCTTCAGGGTTTCAACTACCAGAACCGGTATTACCACAATCATCGCTGTCGCGGAAAACAAGCATGGGGTCACTGTATCAACCAGCACAGCCTTCTGGCAACTCATCTTTGCCCGAAGTCCCAAACAAGGGCCTATTCCGCAGGCTCTCAAACAAGGCCACAAACACCTTCAGGTCGCCGAGAAGGCAATCATCAGCTCACGGAACCAAACGGGGTGCCAGCGTTGGACCCGGACTTGCCAGACCACGCCAACGAAGTAACAGCGATCTCACAAACCCCTTCACAGACTCGGACGACGAGCCTTTTATTGACCTCGACGACAAGATCTCTTTCCTCAACATTTCTGTTGAGTCTAATGGCCGAGATTTGTCACCAACAAGTGCCCCGGCATCCATCAACGGTAGCAATTCCTCTAGTGGTCCTATGACTGTCGTCGCTGGTCCCACCTATCCTCTGGAGCTACTCCAAGGAACCAAGGTTACAAAGTTCGCTAAAAAGAGGGGCTCCACAACCAGCCGAAAACAGCTGATGCTGGTACTGGACGCCGAATCTGCCAAGATCACCTGGGACAAGAGCAAaccttccaagtctatctaCATCGACGATATTAAAGATATCCGGACGGCAGAAGACATTCGCCAGTACAGGCTCGACTTTGGCATTCCGGAATCCGAGGAGCCCCTCTGCTTCTCAATCATCTACGCCACCCACGACGTAAAGCCGAAGACAAAGATGATGCACCTTGTGGCTGGAGATCCTGCCATCGTGGATATGTGGGTTTCGACCTTGCACACAATCTCCATGCATCGTCAAGACATCATGTCTTCTCTCATGGCCTTTAACGATAAGGCCATTAGGACTTACTGGAAAAACGAGCTGCACAAACAACTGAAGAATACCAGCAACAACGGTGAGGAAAACATCGATTTCCTCGGTGTTGAGCGCGTGTGCCAAAACCTTCATATTCACGTATCCTCCGAGACTTTGAAGGAGAAGTTTCTGGAGGCGCTAGGGACTTCGTCTGTTGATGCCGATGCATCCGTTAAGAACGGTCGTCTCAACTTCAGCCAGTTTCAGGAGTTTGTGCGACTCATGAAGAGACGGGCCGACATTCGCCCCATCTTTCGCGAAAGGGCGTCCGATATCGAACGTGGCATGACGCTTCTTGACTTCGTCAGTTTTCTTACAGATGTGCAAAATGAGGACGTCGACGCCGACAGGGCCTACTGGGAGGCCATCTTCGCTCGCTTTGCTAAACGCAACAAGTCCAAGGATCTGGAGGGCGATGATGTTCCGCGCATCAGCGAAGCTGCCCTGGTCAGCTTCCTGACTTCGACCTACAATGTCCCCATCGTCAGCGCTCCCAAAAACTACACCCTCGACCGACCGATCAACGAATACTACATCTCGAGCTCGCATAACACCTACCTTCTGGGACGTCAAGTTATGGGCTTTTCCAGTGTCGAGGGATACATCTCGGCGCTGATGCGCGGTTGCCGATCCGTAGAGGTTGACTGCTGGGACGGTGGTGATGGCTGGCCTCTTGTGTCTCATGGGTGGACGATGACCACTAACATTGCCTTTCGCGAAGTGATGAACGTCATCAATAAGTACGCTTTTGTCAAGTCCGAATTCCCGCTATGGATATCTCTCGAAGTTCACTGCAACCCGGACCAGCAGAGGAAGATGGTGGCGATCATGAAGGAAATCTTTGGGGCCAGGCTAGTCACCGAGCCTCTGGAAGGTCTCCCCGCCGACAAGCTCCCTTCGCCATCGCAGCTCAAGAACCGTATTCTGATCAAGGCAAAGAAGCCGGGTCACGAGGAGCCCAACCCGGAGCGGACCGGACGCCGACGAGGCAACAGTCTCACATCTCCCTACACGAAGCCAGTCATGCTTGACAACTCAACCATCCCTTCCCAGTCGCTTCCGCACAGCCCCCTGCTTACTCCTACGCACTCGCAAATTCGCCGCATGGGAGCCAAGACTCGCGTCAACACAATAACCGAGGGTAGAGTCCATGATTCGACGAGCGGTAGCCCCAGTGACTGCGACAGCGGCAGTGAGCGCGATATTCAGCAGCCCATCAGCCCCAACAGTGGCACCAGCAAAATTGTCAAGGAGCTTGGCGATCTTGCCGTGTACTGCGCCGGCATCAAGTTTTCTGGTTTCGAACACCCAGACTCCAAGACGGTCAATCATATCTTTTCCTTCCACGAGGGCACGTTCCAAAGGCACGGGAGGCCCGGAGATGCGAAGCGCGCCCTCTACCGACACAACATGCGCTACATGATGCGCGTTTATCCTCACCGTGGCAGGGTTTACTCGAGCAACTTCGACCCGCTTCTCATGTGGCGCCGTGGCGTGCAAATGGCTGCACTCAACTGGCAGACGTTCGATCTGGGCATGCAGCTCAACCATGCCATGTATGATGGTGGTATGGATCAGTCGGGCTACGTTCTCAAGCCCAAGGAGTTCCGCGAGATCCAGCACTTCCCGTACCTGCCCGAGCACATGGTGGGCGGCAAACGGCCTCGCAAGAACGTCAAGTTCAGCATTGATGTCATTTCTGCCCAGCAGCTCATGCGACCTCACAATCTTCGGGATCGTCACACGCTTGACCCGTACATTGAAGTTGAGGCATTCCTGGCTGACGACAAGCGAAACACCAACAAGGAGTACTCTGACGCCGGGCCAAGCAAGACTAAGCACAAGACCCCCATCGCCAAAGACAACGGCTTTAACCCCATCTTCGACCAGAGATACAACTTCAACTTCAACACCAAGTACCCTGATCTCATATTCATCCGATGGACCGTCCGTCTCTCGGAAGGCGGGAGCCAAAGCGACCGTAGCACGATTCTTGGTACCTTTACTGCCAAGCTTACCAGTCTCAAGCAGGGCTACCGCACCCTACCCCTGCTCGATGCCAACGGTGATCAATACCTTTTCTCAACCCTATTCTGCCGTATCAAAGTCGAAGCTCCAACCGACATCTACATCGACTACCAAGAAGGTACCGAGAGTGTTAACAAGCTTCGCAGCCTTGGGCGGACCGTATTCAACCGCTCCAACAACAGTCCCAAGTCCAGCGTCGATGGCGGTAGTCAATAA